Proteins found in one Sphingobium sp. V4 genomic segment:
- the hisG gene encoding ATP phosphoribosyltransferase, translating into MTRSLTFAIPKGRILDEALPLLAKAGIEPEAEFHDKKSRALRFATNRPDVSIIRVRAFDVATFVAHGAAQIGIVGSDVVEEFAYSELYAPVDLNIGHCRLSVAEPVDAGDEDQAAMSHVRVATKYPHLTRRYYEARGLQAECVKLNGAMELAPSLGLSRRIVDLVSSGATLKANGLVETDIIMQISARLIVNRAAYKMRSAELSPLVDAFRAAVGVKDAA; encoded by the coding sequence ATGACTCGCTCGCTCACCTTCGCCATCCCCAAGGGCCGCATCCTCGATGAGGCGCTGCCCCTGCTCGCCAAAGCCGGTATCGAGCCGGAGGCGGAGTTTCATGACAAGAAGAGCCGGGCGCTGCGCTTCGCCACCAACCGGCCCGACGTGTCGATCATCCGCGTGCGCGCGTTCGACGTCGCGACCTTCGTGGCCCATGGCGCGGCGCAGATCGGCATCGTCGGCTCCGACGTGGTCGAGGAGTTCGCCTATTCCGAACTCTACGCGCCGGTCGACCTTAACATCGGCCATTGCCGCCTGTCGGTCGCCGAGCCGGTCGACGCGGGCGACGAGGATCAGGCTGCGATGAGCCATGTCCGCGTCGCGACCAAATATCCCCACCTCACCCGCCGCTATTATGAAGCGCGCGGTTTGCAGGCCGAATGCGTCAAGCTGAACGGTGCGATGGAGCTGGCCCCCTCGCTCGGCCTGTCGCGCCGCATCGTCGATCTGGTTTCCTCGGGCGCGACGCTGAAAGCCAATGGCCTGGTCGAAACCGACATCATCATGCAGATCAGCGCGCGCCTGATCGTCAATCGCGCCGCCTACAAGATGCGCTCGGCCGAACTCTCGCCGCTGGTCGATGCCTTCCGCGCCGCCGTGGGGGTGAAGGATGCCGCTTAA
- a CDS encoding GlsB/YeaQ/YmgE family stress response membrane protein: MGIILWLVVGGVIGWLASMVMRTDAQQGILLNIVVGIVGAFIGGLIFSGGSINDGLTLYSFLVSLVGAIILLAIVNLVRRGSVR; this comes from the coding sequence ATGGGCATCATCTTGTGGCTTGTTGTCGGCGGCGTCATTGGCTGGCTCGCCAGCATGGTCATGCGCACCGACGCGCAGCAGGGCATCCTGCTCAATATCGTGGTCGGCATCGTCGGCGCCTTCATCGGCGGCCTGATCTTCAGCGGTGGCTCGATCAACGATGGACTGACGCTCTACAGCTTCCTGGTGTCGCTGGTAGGCGCCATCATCCTGCTGGCGATCGTCAATCTGGTCCGCCGCGGCTCCGTCCGCTAA
- a CDS encoding DUF1153 domain-containing protein — MIENQKIRPAQVVGPLGEPLTLESLPPADTTRWVVRRKAEVVAAVNGGLLTVDEACKRYNLTLEEFAGWQRAVDRSGMHGLRVTRIQYYKSLYERQQKY; from the coding sequence ATGATCGAGAACCAGAAAATCAGGCCCGCTCAGGTTGTCGGCCCGCTTGGGGAGCCCCTAACCCTGGAGAGCTTGCCGCCCGCAGACACGACCCGCTGGGTCGTGCGGCGCAAGGCCGAAGTGGTGGCAGCGGTCAATGGCGGCCTGCTGACCGTGGATGAAGCGTGCAAGCGCTATAATCTGACGCTGGAGGAATTCGCCGGCTGGCAGCGCGCGGTCGACCGGTCGGGGATGCATGGCCTCCGCGTCACGCGCATCCAATATTATAAATCGCTCTACGAACGGCAGCAGAAATACTGA
- the mnmA gene encoding tRNA 2-thiouridine(34) synthase MnmA: MQPQFQLAEPLNARRIVVAMSGGVDSSVVAALATKTGAEVIGVTLQLYDHGAAVGRTGSCCAGQDIRDARAVADRIGIAHYVFDYETAFRDSVIADFADEYMAGRTPIPCVKCNMGVKFTDLFQIARDLGADCLATGHYVQRVEGAHGAELHRAADPARDQSYFLFATTQAQLDYLRFPLGGLPKPQVREIAAELGLSVALKPDSQDICFVPDGDYAKIVRKLRPDADEGGDIVHIDGRVLGRHKGMIHFTVGQRKGLEIGGQPDPLYVVRLDAAGKRVIVGPKAALAVSGAVLSDINWLGGDFTGPLTAKVRSMAKPVPARLDGDRLLFDAPEFGVAPGQAAVLYAGDRVLGGGWIASTQAAMAEAA, encoded by the coding sequence ATGCAGCCCCAGTTCCAGCTTGCCGAGCCGCTAAACGCGCGGCGCATCGTCGTCGCCATGTCGGGCGGCGTGGACTCCAGCGTTGTCGCCGCGCTCGCCACGAAGACCGGCGCCGAAGTGATCGGCGTCACGCTCCAGCTCTATGACCATGGCGCCGCTGTCGGCCGCACCGGCAGTTGCTGCGCGGGGCAGGACATACGCGACGCGCGCGCGGTCGCCGACCGCATCGGCATCGCCCATTATGTCTTTGATTATGAAACGGCCTTTCGTGATTCGGTGATCGCCGACTTTGCTGACGAATATATGGCCGGCCGCACCCCCATCCCTTGCGTGAAGTGCAATATGGGCGTGAAGTTCACCGACCTCTTCCAGATCGCGCGCGACCTGGGCGCCGACTGCCTCGCCACCGGCCATTATGTCCAGCGGGTCGAGGGCGCGCATGGTGCGGAACTGCACCGCGCCGCCGATCCCGCCCGCGACCAGAGCTATTTCCTCTTCGCCACGACTCAGGCGCAACTCGACTATCTGCGTTTCCCGCTGGGTGGCCTGCCCAAGCCGCAGGTGCGCGAGATCGCGGCTGAACTTGGCCTGTCGGTCGCGCTCAAGCCCGACAGCCAGGACATCTGCTTCGTGCCCGACGGCGACTATGCGAAGATCGTGCGGAAACTGCGCCCCGACGCGGACGAGGGCGGCGACATCGTCCATATCGACGGCCGGGTGCTCGGCCGGCACAAGGGGATGATCCATTTCACCGTCGGCCAGCGCAAGGGGCTGGAGATTGGCGGCCAGCCCGACCCGCTCTATGTGGTGCGGCTGGACGCGGCGGGCAAGCGGGTGATCGTGGGGCCGAAGGCGGCGCTGGCGGTGTCGGGCGCGGTGCTGAGCGACATCAACTGGCTGGGCGGCGACTTCACCGGGCCTTTAACCGCCAAGGTCCGTTCGATGGCCAAGCCCGTCCCCGCGCGCCTCGACGGCGATCGCCTGCTCTTCGACGCACCGGAATTTGGCGTCGCACCGGGCCAGGCGGCGGTCCTCTACGCCGGCGACCGCGTGCTGGGCGGCGGCTGGATCGCCAGCACCCAGGCGGCGATGGCGGAAGCGGCCTGA